TGGTTTATAGAGTTTTTGCTGTTGTTAAACGTGATGAACCTTTTGTCAGAATGGCTGTGTAATTGGGGTTTAAATTTGTTAAAAAAAAACTTTAAAAAAAATTTGTTTTTAACTTAGAATACTCAATGTAATAAAACGGTTTAGGCAAACAAGAAAACAAACAGAAAAAGCGTAGTAATGTTTTTTATCTTGCGCGGAATGGCATCTATTCAGCGCCCCTAATGGAGTCAACAATGTTCAGTATCGAATCAGGGATGGAAGTATAACAATTGTAGTTCTTTGTGATTTTCTGTTTGGGTTCAGGGAATTTCCCCCTGTATGCTTTAAGGGAATTATCTTTCATAACTTTTTCCATAAAGTGTCCAAATATCGGTAAAGCTGCATGGCCTCCTTCGCCCAGTTTGTTGCCCGGACGGAAATGTATGCAGCGCTTTTCACCACCGATCCATGCACCGCTCACAAGTTTCGGAGACACACCCACAAACCAACAGTCGCTGTGGTTTGACGACGTGCCTGTCTTACCGCCGTATTCCGTTCCGTCTTTGAAAATGTTGTAGCTCCAGAGGTTCTGTACTGTGGAGCCTCGTTCTTTCAGTCCGGCTTTAAGCATCTCCTGCAACAGAAATGCGGTTTCATAATCTACGGCCTGGTACTTTTGAGGTTCGTATTTCCACAAAACTTTACCGTTGCGGTCTTCGATGCGTGTTACCAGTACTGGGGCTTCGTACATCCCATCGGCAATAACAGAGGCATATGAATTCACCAAATCCAGCAGCGTTACTTCGCCGGAACCGAGGCTTATCGAAGGTACTTCGTCCAGTTTTGTTCTGATGCCAAGCCGGTAGGCATATTCAATAACTTTATTGATGCCGACTTCTCTTGCAAGCGTTACGGCAATGCTGTTGATTGAATTGGTGAAGGCTGAGCGCAGGCTTACAGGGATATTGTAGAAAAACCCGTTGACATTATGTGGCCGCCAAACCATATCCTTGCCGTTTTCCTTGTACTTCCAATCAATGTACTGGTCTCTGCGCATGTCGCATGGTCCCAGTCCGGAAGCAAAAGCAGCGGCATAATCAAACAGTTTGAACGTGGAGCCCGGCTGCCGCTCCGACTGTGACACATGGTCGTACCTGAAGAATCTGTAATCAATGTCGCCCACCCATGCCCTTATATAACGATTGTCTGGCTCAATGGCAACAAAGCCAACTCGCAGCAGGCGCATGCAATAACGTATGGAATCCATGGGGCTGAGTAAAGTATCGGCAACTCCTTTCCTGCTGTGGTATAATTTCATTTGTATAGGCTTCGTCATCAGTGCAAGGGCGGAATCCTGGCTGCCGGTTATTTTTCTGAGAGCCTTGTACCTCCCGCTTTCCATGGCATTGCTGCGGATGAAGTTTGGTATCTCACGGTAACTGGCATCGCGCCATGGATTCTCGTTGCCCCAATGTCTGTTGAATTCCCGTTGTAAGAAGTCCATTTGATTTTTTACAGCTTCTTCGGCATACTTCTGCATGCGGGTATCAATGGTGGTATAAATTTTCAATCCCGAAGTGTAGATATCGAGTTTGTTGTCCTTGCACCAGTTCTCTATAGCGTTGGCCACTGCCATTCTGAAATACGGCGCCTGACCGTATGACAGGTCTTCGTCACTGTAATTGATACCCAGCGGCAAAGCGGAAAGAGAATCACATTCCTTTTCCGTTATAAGTTTTTCTCTTTGCATGACCTTAAGCACCACGTTCCTGCGTTTAGTGCATTTTTCGGGCTTACGTAACGGGTTGTAAGTAGTTGGCGCCTTGAGCATGCCCACCAGCATAGCGATATGTTCCGGCTTTAGTTTGGATGGGGTGGTTCCGAAATATACCCTTGCTGCAGTCTTTATTCCAAAAGTATTGTTGCTGAAATCAACGGTGTTGAGGTACATGGCCAGTATTTCTTCTTTGGAGTAAAACACTTCTATTTTAAAAGCGCCTATCCATTCTTTCATTTTCATGACCACAACCCTGACGTAAGGGATGTACTCCAGCAATCCTTTGGAATATGCAGTGCGCGATTTGTACATGTTTTTAATCAGTTGCTGGGAGATGGTGCTGGCGCCCCGGTAATTCCCTTTGAACCAGTCG
This is a stretch of genomic DNA from Bacteroidales bacterium. It encodes these proteins:
- a CDS encoding penicillin-binding protein; the encoded protein is MLKDIFARIKLKAILLRAKLWNILSQFKQWRQARKEINKKRRLYIRVLRTVAFAFIFFLLFLLLMNINFLWLFGRSPRISDIRNPQQSVASEVFSADGKMIGRFFKENRTPVDFSELSPMLVKTLIATEDQHFYSHFGIDFKGLLSAFRDWFKGNYRGASTISQQLIKNMYKSRTAYSKGLLEYIPYVRVVVMKMKEWIGAFKIEVFYSKEEILAMYLNTVDFSNNTFGIKTAARVYFGTTPSKLKPEHIAMLVGMLKAPTTYNPLRKPEKCTKRRNVVLKVMQREKLITEKECDSLSALPLGINYSDEDLSYGQAPYFRMAVANAIENWCKDNKLDIYTSGLKIYTTIDTRMQKYAEEAVKNQMDFLQREFNRHWGNENPWRDASYREIPNFIRSNAMESGRYKALRKITGSQDSALALMTKPIQMKLYHSRKGVADTLLSPMDSIRYCMRLLRVGFVAIEPDNRYIRAWVGDIDYRFFRYDHVSQSERQPGSTFKLFDYAAAFASGLGPCDMRRDQYIDWKYKENGKDMVWRPHNVNGFFYNIPVSLRSAFTNSINSIAVTLAREVGINKVIEYAYRLGIRTKLDEVPSISLGSGEVTLLDLVNSYASVIADGMYEAPVLVTRIEDRNGKVLWKYEPQKYQAVDYETAFLLQEMLKAGLKERGSTVQNLWSYNIFKDGTEYGGKTGTSSNHSDCWFVGVSPKLVSGAWIGGEKRCIHFRPGNKLGEGGHAALPIFGHFMEKVMKDNSLKAYRGKFPEPKQKITKNYNCYTSIPDSILNIVDSIRGAE